The following coding sequences are from one Biomphalaria glabrata chromosome 8, xgBioGlab47.1, whole genome shotgun sequence window:
- the LOC129927770 gene encoding uncharacterized protein LOC129927770: protein MMNCTLAWHGCGTKTKHEMLCHHIIFFFTTTTATACHVDMLCNLLLDCRSHQWMDKASTERVPQVKKLMSLLKWKKIVKIKRGNTVETYDPELSKRRKSEDHYLASRKQNGEANGSSKMYAERDYKEKSKQQSHSSKSKEQFNETDGSPKLKMKEKRDKSCSKKQKK, encoded by the exons ATGATGAATTGCACACTGGCTTGGCATGGTTGTGGcactaaaacaaaacatgagaTGCTTTGCCACCACATCATCTTCTTCTTTACCACCACAACAGCCACTGCATGTCATGTTGACATGTTGTGCAACTTACTTCTTGATTGTAGGAGTCACCAGTGGATGGACAAAGCAAGCACAGAAAG AGTCCCACAAGTCAAGAAGCTGATGAGTCTTTTGAAATGGAAAAAGATCGTAAAGATAAAAAGAgg GAACACTGTTGAAACCTATGACCCAGAACTttccaaaagaagaaaaagtgaGGATCATTATCTAGCTTCAC GCAAACAAAATGGGGAAGCCAATGGATCCTCCAAAATGTATGCAGAGAGAGATTATAAAGAGAAATCTAAACAACAGAGTCACTCCTCTAAGAGCAAG GAACAGTTTAATGAAACAGATGGATCTCCAAAACTGAAgatgaaagaaaagagagacaaat CATGTtccaaaaaacagaaaaaataa
- the LOC129927771 gene encoding galactocerebrosidase-like, which produces MASVLLSHSQHSQVETLKRHGTEASHMHNSNNENYERGYELWLMVKAKKRNQNIKLYGLTWAFSGWIGQGTHNPYTNVSLTAYIVRWITGAKRRHNLTIVYIGLPLSKHI; this is translated from the exons atggcGAGTGTTTTGCTTTCACACTCACAGCATTCGcaggttgaaactttaaagAGGC ATGGAACTGAAGCATCCCACATGCACAATAGCAATAATGAGAACTATGAGAGAGGATATGAATTGTGGCTTATGGTTAAAGCCAAAAAG agaaatcaaaatattaaattGTATGGCCTTACTTGGGCATTTTCTGGTTGGATTGGTCAAGGCACACATAATCCTTATACAAATGTTTCTCTGACAGCTTACATTGTTCGATGGATTACTGGAGCTAAAAGAAGGCATAATTTAACAATAGTCTACATTGGG CTGCCATTATCCAAGCACATATGA